In Hemiscyllium ocellatum isolate sHemOce1 chromosome 5, sHemOce1.pat.X.cur, whole genome shotgun sequence, the following are encoded in one genomic region:
- the LOC132815909 gene encoding plectin-like produces the protein MANVNRVQNGEASAFLGEQCCSGSTAGQSQQSLGPAARSSDPGMNLSQKQSFTIFQKGECSIAGLLIHSTNEKMSIYQAKVKGLLQPGTAMMLLEAQAATGFIIDPVTEQKLSVDEALQEGIIGTDVYDKLVSAEKAAVGYKDPYTGDLISLFEALKKDLVVCSHGIRLLEAQIATGGIIDPFSGQHISVDAAYQRGIFDEEMNKILSDPSDDTRGFFDPNTQENLSYLELKQRCVTDPKTGLCLLIVTDKVVKGIQLHVDEKIKAVFKKTLVSLKFGRFRGRKATLWEIINSEYFTADQTKAFVVKVKTGECTIETIITEVTTTIEQTERKKKEVMFHGLRRKVSAQQLLESNIINESLFQKLDKGLTTTEEVLQLQSVNRYLKGTCSIAGVFVESTNEKMSIYQAMKKHLLMPGTALILLEAQAATGFLIDPVKNAKFTVDEAVNEKLVGADLRQKLLSAERAVTGYKDPYTGDVNSLFQAMKKDLIVKDHGIRLLEAQIATGGIIDPVNSHRLPVDVAYQRGMFDEEMNKILSDSSDDTKGFFDPNTKDNLTYLQLMERCVIEPETGLCLLCLRDLCYIDNQTIIAFQKATISIKKGKFEGRTMSVWECLNSDYITDSKRREIVQEFTSKKLTIEQIITIIINTIEERERRTQTNITVDGFRKKISLTELLKSEIIDSQTFEEVQTGKLTVTNLLKKSSVQKYLEGHSSIAGVLVESTNEKMSIYQAMKKHLLMPGTALILLEAQAATGFLIDPVKNAKFTVDEAVNEKLVSADLRQKLLSAERAVTGYKDPYTGDMNSLFQAMKKDLIVKDHGIRLLEAQIATGGIIDPVHSHRLPVDVAYQRGMFDEKMNKILCDAGDDTKGFFDPNTKENLTYLQLMERCVKDPETGLCLLKLTNKAVKTQQVCNKVEIEKAFRDEVITMTCGPFKGKTVSVWELLHLEYFTEEKRNELIAKYKRKEINMKTIIKIITTTIEQTQTETVTVTTSHPVTCAVPQLLTAEEVEAALRKEMVCFSVWCFLHSQLFTEDKRNELLEKYRNKEIELETIIKLIRTIIEGTQTQKETSITFLGFRSEITAEELVESKIIDEQTFQDLQTGMKTVQDVSELESVKVYLQGSDSIAGVLVESTNEKMSIYQAMKKHLLMPGTALILLEAQAATGFLIDPVKNAKFTVDEAVNEKLVSADLHQKLRSAERAVTGYKDPYTGDMNSLFQAMKKDLIVKDHGIRLLEAQIATGGIIDPVHSHRLPVDVAYQRGMFDEKMNKVLCDAGDDTKGFFDPNTKENLTYLQLMERCVKDPETGLCLLLLKK, from the coding sequence ATGGCGAACGTGAATCGTGTGCAGAATGGAGAAGCATCAGCTTTCCTTGGTGAGCAATGCTGCTCTGGGAGCACAGCTGGCCAGAGTCAACAGTCACTGGGGCCAGCAGCAAGGAGCAGTGACCCTGGAATGAACCTCTCCCAAAAACAGAGCTTCACTATCTTTCAGAAAGGTGAGTGCAGTATTGCTGGCCTCCTCATTCATTCAACCAATGAGAAGATGAGCATTTACCAAGCGAAGGTGAAGGGCTTGTTGCAGCCAGGAACAGCAATGATGCTGTTAGAAGCACAAGCAGCTACTGGCTTTATCATTGACCCAGTGACCGAACAAAAATTGTCTGTGGATGAGGCTCTCCAGGAGGGAATCATTGGGACAGATGTATATGATAAATTAGTGTCTGCAGAAAAGGCAGCAGTGGGTTATAAAGACCCTTACACTGGGGACCTCATCTCcctctttgaggctttgaagaaAGACCTGGTTGTATGTTCACATGGAATCCGTTTACTGGAAGCCCAGATAGCAACAGGGGGCATCATTGACCCCTTCTCTGGCCAACATATTTCAGTCGATGCTGCCTATCAACGAGGGATATTTGATGAGGAGATGAACAAGATCCTCTCTGACCCCAGTGATGACACCAGAGGATTCTTTGACCCCAACACACAGGAGAACCTCAGTTACCTAGAGCTGAAGCAGAGATGTGTGACTGACCCAAAGACTGGGCTGTGTCTGTTGATTGTTACAGACAAAGTGGTGAAGGGAATCCAGCTTCACGTTGATGAAAAGATCAAGGCAGTCTTCAAAAAGACTTTGGTTTCATTAAAATTCGGCAGGTTCAGAGGCCGGAAGGCAACTCTTTGGGAAATCATCAATTCTGAATACTTCACTGCAGATCAAACCAAGGCGTTTGTTGTAAAGGTCAAAACAGGAGAATGCACAATTGAGACAATTATCACCGAAGTGACCACAACCATTGAACAAACAGAAAGGAAGAAGAAGGAAGTGATGTTTCATGGTCTAAGACGAAAGGTATCTGCTCAGCAGTTATTGGAGAGCAACATCATTAATGAGAGTTTGTTCCAAAAACTTGACAAAGGACTCACCACGACAGAAGAGGTTTTACAGCTCCAGTCCGTGAACAGATACCTGAAAggaacctgcagcattgctggcGTCTTTGTGGAGTCAACCAATGAGAAGATGAGTATCTACCAGGCAATGAAGAAGCATTTACTGATGCCAGGAACAGCCTTGATCCTGTTGGAGGCGCAGGCTGCGACTGGATTCCTCATCGATCCAGTGAAGAATGCAAAGTTCACTGTTGATGAGGCAGTAAATGAAAAACTTGTTGGTGCAGACCTCCGTCAGAAACTGCTGTCTGCTGAGAGAGCTGTGACTGGCTACAAAGATCCCTACACAGGGGATGTGAACTCCTTGTTTCAGGCCATGAAGAAGGATCTGATCGTGAAAGATCATGGGATCCGTCTCCTTGAGGCACAGATTGCCACAGGAGGCATTATTGACCCTGTGAACAGTCACCGACTGCCTGTCGATGTGGCCTACCAGCGAGGAATGTTTGATGAGGAGATGAACAAGAttctctctgactccagtgatgaTACCAAAGGATTCTTTGACCCCAACACTAAAGATAATTTGACCTATCTGCAGCTGATGGAGCGATGTGTGATAGAGCCAGAAACTGGGCTTTGTCTGTTGTGTCTGAGGGACCTGTGTTATATAGACAATCAAACAATCATTGCCTTTCAAAAAGCAACAATCTCCATCAAAAAGGGGAAATTCGAAGGAAGAACCATGTCAGTCTGGGAATGTCTCAACTCAGATTACATCACAGACAGTAAGAGACGAGAGATTGTACAAGAATTCACCTCcaaaaaattaacaattgaacAAATCATTACCATTATCATCAACACCATTGAAGAGAGAGAACGCAGAACTCAGACAAACATTACAGTTGATGGCTTCAGAAAGAAAATCTCTCTCACGGAGTTGCTGAAATCTGAAATCATTGATAGCCAGACATTTGAAGAAGTCCAGACAGGCAAGTTGacagttacaaatcttctcaagaagTCCTCTGTACAGAAATACCTAGAGGGTCACAGCAGCATTGCTGGGGTCCTTGTGGAGTCAACCAATGAGAAGATGAGTATCTACCAGGCAATGAAGAAGCATTTACTGATGCCAGGAACAGCCTTGATCCTGTTGGAGGCGCAGGCTGCGACTGGATTCCTCATCGATCCAGTGAAGAATGCAAAGTTCACTGTTGATGAGGCAGTAAATGAAAAACTTGTTAGTGCAGACCTCCGTCAGAAACTGCTGTCTGCTGAGAGAGCTGTGACTGGCTACAAAGATCCCTACACAGGGGATATGAACTCCTTGTTTCAGGCCATGAAGAAGGATCTGATCGTGAAAGATCATGGGATCCGTCTCCTTGAGGCACAGATTGCCACAGGAGGCATCATTGACCCTGTGCACAGTCACCGACTGCCTGTCGATGTGGCCTACCAGCGAGGAATGTTTGATGAGAAGATGAACAAGATTCTGTGCGATGCTGGGGATGACACCAAAGGATTCTTTGACCCAAATACGAAAGAGAACTTGACCTATCTGCAGCTGATGGAGCGATGTGTTAAAGACCCAGAGACTGGGCTCTGTCTGTTAAAGTTGACAAACAAAGCAGTAAAGACTCAGCAGGTTTGCAACAAGGTAGAAATTGAAAAAGCTTTTAGAGACGAAGTAATAACTATGACATGTGGTCCATTCAAGGGCAAGACTGTCTCAGTGTGGGAACTGCTCCATTTAGAGTATTTCACTGAAGAAAAGAGGAATGAGCTGATTGCAAAGTACAAGAGGAAGGAGATCAATATGAAGACCATCATCAAAATTATCACCACAACTATTGAGCAAACTCAGacagagacagtcactgtgaCTACTTCCCATCCTGTCACATGTGCAGTTCCTCAGCTCCTCACTGCTGAAGAGGTAGAAGCAGCATTGAGAAAGGAAATGGTGTGCTTTTCTGTGTGGTGCTTTCTTCATTCTCAACTCTTCACTGAAGACAAGAGAAATGAATTGTTAGAGAAATACCGAAACAAGGAGATAGAGCTCGAGACAATCATCAAACTCATCCGCACTATCATTGAGGGAACTCAAACACAGAAAGAAACATCAATCACCTTTTTAGGTTTCCGCTCGGAAATTACTGCTGAAGAACTGGTGGAATCGAAGATCATTGATGAACAAACATTTCAGGATCTGCAGACAGGGATGAAGACTGTGCAAGATGTTAGTGAGTTGGAATCAGTAAAGGTGTATCTCCAGGGATCAGACAGCATTGCTGGGGTCCTTGTGGAGTCAACCAATGAGAAGATGAGTATCTACCAGGCAATGAAGAAGCATTTACTGATGCCAGGAACAGCCTTGATCCTGTTGGAGGCGCAGGCTGCGACTGGATTCCTCATCGATCCAGTGAAGAATGCAAAGTTCACTGTTGATGAGGCAGTAAATGAAAAACTTGTAAGTGCAGACCTCCATCAGAAACTGCGGTCTGCTGAAAGAGCTGTGACTGGCTACAAAGATCCCTACACAGGGGATATGAACTCCTTGTTTCAGGCCATGAAGAAGGATCTGATTGTGAAAGATCATGGAATCCGTCTCCTTGAGGCACAGATTGCCACAGGAGGCATTATTGACCCTGTGCACAGTCACCGACTGCCTGTCGATGTGGCCTACCAGCGAGGAATGTTTGATGAGAAGATGAACAAGGTTCTGTGCGATGCTGGGGATGACACCAAAGGATTCTTTGACCCAAATACGAAAGAGAACTTGACCTATCTGCAGCTGATGGAGCGATGTGTTAAAGACCCAGAGACTGGGCTCTGTCTCTTGCTACTTAAAAAGTAA